From one Rosa rugosa chromosome 4, drRosRugo1.1, whole genome shotgun sequence genomic stretch:
- the LOC133743808 gene encoding cleavage stimulation factor subunit 50 isoform X2 gives MPALHTASVDFGAVQETKGSSKSFPKHETRHLSEHKNIARCARFSPDGKFVATGSSDTSIKLFEVAKVKQMMLPEARDGPVRPVIRTFYDHLQPINDLDFHPQSSILISGAKDNTIKFFDYSKMTAKRAFRVIQDTHNVRSVAFHPSGEFLLAGTDHPIPHLYDINTFQCYLSANAPEIDVNGAINQVRYSATGGMYVTASKDGAIRLWDGVTASCVRSVVGAHGTAEATSANFTKDERFVLSSGKDSTVKLWEVGTGKLVKQYLGATHTQLRCQAVFNNTEEFVLSMDEPSNEIVIWDALTAEVVARWPSNHIGAFRWLEHSPTEAAFVSCGTDRSIRFWKEGV, from the exons ATGCCGGCTCTTCATACTGCCTCGGTTGATTTTGG TGCTGTCCAGGAAACAAAAGGCTCGTCAAAGAGTTTCCCAAAGCATGAGACACGCCATCTTTCAGAGCACAAG AATATTGCCAGATGTGCAAGGTTTAGTCCGGATGGGAAGTTTGTTGCGACTGGAAGTTCAGACACGTCAATAAAGCTATTTGAG GTGGCAAAAGTTAAGCAAATGATGCTTCCAGAGGCAAGAGATGGTCCTGTGCGACCTGTCATACGTACATTCTATGACCACTTACAA CCCATAaatgatttggatttccatccTCAGAGCTCTATTCTTATATCTGGAGCAAAAGATAACACAATAAA GTTCTTTGATTATTCCAAAATGACTGCAAAGAGAGCATTCAGAGTTATCCAG GACACACACAATGTGCGTTCAGTAGCGTTTCATCCTTCTGGGGAGTTTCTTTTAGCTG GGACTGATCATCCAATTCCACACTTATATGATATCAATACCTTCCAGTGTTACCTATCTGCAAATGCCCCAGAAATTGATGTTAATGGAGCAATAAATCAG GTCAGGTATTCAGCTACCGGTGGCATGTATGTTACAGCTTCTAAAGATGGTGCTATTCGCTTATGGGATGGTGTTACTGCCAGTTGTGTACGTTCCGTAGTTGGTGCACATGGCACAGCAGAGGCAACCAGTGCAAATTTTACCAAGGACGAAAG GTTTGTTCTCTCTTCTGGAAAGGATTCTACTGTGAAGCTTTGGGAAGTTGGCACTGGAAAATTGGTTAAACAATATTTAGGAGCTACACATACACAATTAAGATGTCAG GCTGTTTTTAATAATACGGAGGAATTTGTACTGTCCATGGATGAACCAAGCAATGAG ATTGTTATCTGGGATGCTCTGACAGCAGAAGTAGTAGCAAGGTGGCCATCCAATCATATTGGTGCTTTCCGCTGGCTCGAGCACTCACCAACTGAAGCCGCATTTGTTTCCTGTGGGACTGACAGATCAATACGGTTCTGGAAGGAAGGCGTGTAG
- the LOC133743808 gene encoding cleavage stimulation factor subunit 50 isoform X1 codes for MESSLEQTLQDAKLYRELNSLIVAYLRDNNLHQAASAVASATMTSLNVEIPANKLVQLVAKGLAVEKDEVIRGVSSLVNDLGTLIPSGYGSMPALHTASVDFGAVQETKGSSKSFPKHETRHLSEHKNIARCARFSPDGKFVATGSSDTSIKLFEVAKVKQMMLPEARDGPVRPVIRTFYDHLQPINDLDFHPQSSILISGAKDNTIKFFDYSKMTAKRAFRVIQDTHNVRSVAFHPSGEFLLAGTDHPIPHLYDINTFQCYLSANAPEIDVNGAINQVRYSATGGMYVTASKDGAIRLWDGVTASCVRSVVGAHGTAEATSANFTKDERFVLSSGKDSTVKLWEVGTGKLVKQYLGATHTQLRCQAVFNNTEEFVLSMDEPSNEIVIWDALTAEVVARWPSNHIGAFRWLEHSPTEAAFVSCGTDRSIRFWKEGV; via the exons GCTGCAAGTGCTGTTGCTTCAGCAACAATGACATCACTGAACGTCGAAATCCCGGCTAATAAGCTTGTTCAGCTGGTTGCTAAG GGCCTTGCAGTGGAGAAAGATGAGGTGATAAGGGGGGTTTCTTCTCTTGTTAATGATTTGGGTACACTGATACCTTCGGGATATGGTTCAATGCCGGCTCTTCATACTGCCTCGGTTGATTTTGG TGCTGTCCAGGAAACAAAAGGCTCGTCAAAGAGTTTCCCAAAGCATGAGACACGCCATCTTTCAGAGCACAAG AATATTGCCAGATGTGCAAGGTTTAGTCCGGATGGGAAGTTTGTTGCGACTGGAAGTTCAGACACGTCAATAAAGCTATTTGAG GTGGCAAAAGTTAAGCAAATGATGCTTCCAGAGGCAAGAGATGGTCCTGTGCGACCTGTCATACGTACATTCTATGACCACTTACAA CCCATAaatgatttggatttccatccTCAGAGCTCTATTCTTATATCTGGAGCAAAAGATAACACAATAAA GTTCTTTGATTATTCCAAAATGACTGCAAAGAGAGCATTCAGAGTTATCCAG GACACACACAATGTGCGTTCAGTAGCGTTTCATCCTTCTGGGGAGTTTCTTTTAGCTG GGACTGATCATCCAATTCCACACTTATATGATATCAATACCTTCCAGTGTTACCTATCTGCAAATGCCCCAGAAATTGATGTTAATGGAGCAATAAATCAG GTCAGGTATTCAGCTACCGGTGGCATGTATGTTACAGCTTCTAAAGATGGTGCTATTCGCTTATGGGATGGTGTTACTGCCAGTTGTGTACGTTCCGTAGTTGGTGCACATGGCACAGCAGAGGCAACCAGTGCAAATTTTACCAAGGACGAAAG GTTTGTTCTCTCTTCTGGAAAGGATTCTACTGTGAAGCTTTGGGAAGTTGGCACTGGAAAATTGGTTAAACAATATTTAGGAGCTACACATACACAATTAAGATGTCAG GCTGTTTTTAATAATACGGAGGAATTTGTACTGTCCATGGATGAACCAAGCAATGAG ATTGTTATCTGGGATGCTCTGACAGCAGAAGTAGTAGCAAGGTGGCCATCCAATCATATTGGTGCTTTCCGCTGGCTCGAGCACTCACCAACTGAAGCCGCATTTGTTTCCTGTGGGACTGACAGATCAATACGGTTCTGGAAGGAAGGCGTGTAG
- the LOC133746374 gene encoding cytochrome P450 78A5 yields the protein MSMETNSVFIPLAGFSSVLSLELFLCLFVFVFIFSFWLSPGGLAWALSKPKPQAYTRATIPGPSGLPLLGLVLAFTGSLTHRVLAKLAETSRAKPLMAFSVGFTRFVISSQPDTAKELLNSSAFADRPIKESAYELLFHKAMGFAPFGEYWRGLRRISSTHLFSPRRIACFGGFREGIGRKMVEEMRVLMEKNGEVEVRKVFHFGSLNNVMMSVFGRSYEFGEEGEGHVLEELVSEGYELLGVFNWSDHFPLLSLLDLQGVRKRCKKLVDKVNDFVGKIIKEHRVKRTENDGVLGGGDENSGDFVDVLLDLEKDNRLSDSDMIAVLWEMIFRGTDTVAILLEWILARMVLHPEIQAKAQSEIDTAVGSPTRSVFDSDLPNLPYLRAIVKETLRMHPPGPLLSWARLAIHDTHIGHHFVPAGTTAMVNMFAITHDEGVWAQPNEFKPERFMNEEGSVSIMGSDLRLAPFGSGKRVCPGKALGLATVELWLAVLLQSFNWVPSDDGVDLSENLKLSLEMKHSLVCKAVPRVVI from the exons ATGTCCATGGAAACCAACTCTGTGTTCATTCCCCTAGCTGGGTTTTCATCAGTTCTGAGCCTCGAGTTGTTTCTCTGTctcttcgtcttcgtcttcatTTTCTCTTTCTGGCTCTCACCCGGTGGCCTCGCTTGGGCTTTGTCCAAGCCGAAGCCCCAGGCCTATACCAGGGCAACCATCCCTGGCCCTTCCGGGCTGCCTCTTCTCGGCTTGGTCCTGGCCTTCACCGGCTCTCTTACTCATAGAGTCCTGGCCAAGCTCGCCGAGACCTCAAGAGCCAAACCTTTAATGGCGTTTTCTGTCGGGTTCACTCGCTTTGTCATCTCCAGCCAACCTGACACGGCTAAAGAGCTTCTTAACAGCTCGGCCTTCGCTGACCGGCCTATCAAAGAGTCGGCCTACGAGCTCTTGTTCCACAAAGCAATGGGCTTTGCGCCGTTCGGGGAGTACTGGAGAGGCTTGAGGAGAATCTCGTCCACCCACTTGTTCAGCCCGAGGAGGATCGCGTGTTTCGGGGGGTTTAGGGAGGGAATCGGGCGAAAAATGGTGGAGGAAATGAGGGTTTTGATGGAGAAGAATGGTGAGGTTGAGGTTAGGAAGGTGTTCCACTTTGGGTCCTTGAACAATGTGATGATGAGTGTGTTTGGGAGGAGCTATGAGTTCGGAGAAGAGGGTGAGGGTCATGTTCTTGAGGAGTTGGTGAGTGAAGGGTATGAGTTGCTCGGGGTTTTCAATTGGAGTGACCACTTTCCTCTTTTGAGTTTGTTGGACTTGCAAGGTGTGAGGAAGAGGTGCAAGAAATTAGTGGATAAAGTGAATGACTTTGTTGGGAAAATCATAAAGGAACATAGGGTGAAGAGGACTGAGAATGATGGGGTTTTGGGTGGTGGTGATGAAAATAGTGGGGATTTTGTTGATGTGCTTCTTGATTTGGAGAAGGACAACAGACTCAGTGATTCTGATATGATTGCAGTTTTGTGG GAAATGATATTCAGAGGGACTGACACAGTGGCAATCCTGCTAGAGTGGATTCTTGCCCGGATGGTTCTCCACCCAGAAATCCAAGCCAAGGCCCAATCGGAGATCGACACCGCCGTCGGCAGCCCTACTCGATCCGTATTCGATTCCGACCTCCCCAACCTGCCTTACCTCCGCGCCATAGTCAAAGAAACCCTAAGAATGCACCCACCAGGACCCCTCCTGTCCTGGGCTAGGCTCGCCATCCATGACACTCACATCGGCCACCACTTCGTTCCGGCTGGCACCACCGCAATGGTCAACATGTTCGCTATCACACACGACGAGGGCGTGTGGGCCCAGCCCAATGAGTTCAAACCAGAGAGGTTTATGAATGAAGAAGGTAGTGTTTCCATTATGGGGTCCGATCTGAGGTTGGCTCCCTTTGGGTCTGGAAAACGAGTCTGTCCCGGTAAAGCCTTGGGGTTGGCCACCGTGGAGCTCTGGCTTGCTGTGCTGCTGCAGAGCTTCAACTGGGTCCCATCTGATGATGGTGTGGACTTGTCTGAGAACCTGAAACTTTCTTTGGAGATGAAGCACTCTCTGGTCTGCAAGGCTGTTCCTAGGGTTGTGATCTGA
- the LOC133745044 gene encoding small ribosomal subunit protein mL104 (rPPR9)-like: MSLQLRRLLLRHLSTSSPPLPLQTHIPFPSNKPTHFHNTITTASISHPKPFSSISTRPDPHPNPAQLAHSLSTELLRDRDPDSVSRRVQSTFTPTPSLVRSVLSLSADADRRAILGFYSRLISNNNLDDHGDEILSLFVDYFGQRRDFKAAHDVIRMGRKFAGPKTAAANFGGMVRAGRVSQAVAFFDHMDIEYGIKRERGAVKLAVQKVCENAFAAERMVRRLANEVPKNVETWNVVVCCLCKIRKTEDALKLFHTMCGPNETTYVVLVRSLYKAGRIEEGDAMLERMNSSGLKVDNKVYYLILKTLCSVGKFDHAVSLVKKMKEDGCEPGVKVYLLMMDKLSGDYRADKAVALTKPGQLKLRPRLHKLHEPFKRKQKPVKQKETISEKVKRKRRRIKQARLLFVKKPIRGLHRPF; this comes from the coding sequence atgtcTCTGCAACTCCGGCGACTTCTGCTCCGCCACCTCTCAACCTCTTCTCCTCCGCTGCCGCTTCAAACCCACATCCCATTTCCCTCAAACAAACCCACCCATTTCCACAACACCATAACCACCGCGTCAATCTCTCACCCCAAACCCTTCTCCTCCATCtcaacccgacccgacccacATCCCAACCCGGCCCAATTAGCCCACTCCCTCTCCACCGAGCTCCTCCGCGACCGCGACCCCGACTCCGTCTCCCGGCGCGTCCAATCGACCTTCACTCCGACGCCTTCTCTGGTCCGCTCCGTACTCAGTCTCTCGGCCGACGCCGACCGCCGCGCAATTCTAGGATTCTACAGCCGGCTCATCTCGAATAATAATCTCGATGATCACGGCGACGAGATTCTCTCGTTGTTCGTGGACTATTTCGGGCAGAGGAGGGACTTCAAGGCGGCCCATGATGTGATTCGTATGGGCCGGAAATTCGCCGGGCCCAAAACCGCTGCTGCGAACTTCGGTGGGATGGTTAGAGCAGGAAGGGTTTCGCAGGCTGTTGCTTTTTTTGATCATATGGACATTGAGTATGGGATCAAGAGGGAGAGAGGAGCTGTCAAATTGGCGGTGCAGAAGGTCTGCGAAAATGCTTTTGCTGCTGAGAGAATGGTGAGGCGGTTGGCCAATGAGGTTCCGAAAAATGTGGAGACTTGGAATGTGGTGGTCTGTTGTTTGTGTAAGATTAGGAAGACGGAGGATGCATTGAAGTTGTTTCATACAATGTGTGGTCCGAATGAGACTACTTATGTTGTGTTGGTTAGGAGCTTGTATAAGGCGGGGAGGATTGAGGAGGGAGATGCAATGCTTGAGAGGATGAACTCGTCGGGGCTTAAGGTTGATAACAAGGTTTATTATCTGATTTTGAAGACATTGTGTAGTGTTGGCAAGTTTGATCATGCTGTGAGCCttgtgaagaagatgaaggaggATGGGTGTGAGCCTGGGGTCAAGGTTTATCTGCTGATGATGGATAAGTTGAGTGGTGATTACCGGGCTGATAAAGCGGTTGCACTCACCAAGCCGGGGCAGTTGAAGCTGAGGCCGAGGTTGCACAAGCTGCATGAGCCTTTCAAGAGGAAGCAGAAGCCTGTGAAGCAGAAGGAAACAATCAGTGAGAAGGTGAAAAGGAAGAGGAGACGTATTAAGCAAGCAAGGTTGCTATTTGTTAAGAAGCCCATAAGAGGGCTGCATCGACCCTTCTGA